ATATACAAAGGAATCATCAAGCTCCAAATCAATTGAGATAACTAGAGCTCAATTTTCATGTGAGATGATTGTAATTGACCTGCACCGCGTAAATCATGTTTCAGCATACTCATTTAAAAGAATATAAGATTCAAAAATGCACACAAAATTATGTACCTACCAACAGCATGAAAGCTCTGAGAGGAGACTACTACATCCTGATTTTGCGCAATGTCCATTTGAACAACACTTTGGAGATCATCCTCCCACATATTCCCTacctgaaaatttaaaattgcttTTCAATTGAGTATTCTCTTCTACAAGAATCAAATTGGATTACACTAAATGTCGGCGACCATAATTTATTACCTGTAAAGAAGCATTGCCGATTCCGTTAAGGAGTTGGTGTGGGCTCATACTTTGAGAAAGAGAAGGGTCTAACTGGTTCATGGAGTGGAGAATGTTCCCCTCCTGATGAGGATGGTCGGTATAGGAAAACGCCGCACCCGAAGTTTCCAACGGGAAAACTGGATTCAGAAAAGGACCGGTATTTTGATGCATCTGGATTCAACAAAAGGATCTGAATATAAGGCGCACTACatttaaacaaaagaaaaaaaaaaatacaacaaagAGAATGTTGAAATAGTGTTTCAAGCTCACATCTTTGGAGAGAAGATTCGGCAAGTTGGTGAAGTCTAGCTGGGGATTCACAGTGGCCAGCTTCATCGAAAGAAACtgcaataataaaataaaaccttAAATTCATAAgaatccaaaataaaatttctcacaTCATAAAACGCCGACTTCGGCTCTGCAACAATGTGTATACCTCGACTTGCCGTTGGAGAGATTGCACATAATTTATGATCTCATCAAGCATAACGGCTTTTCCCGTCACCTACATGCCCGGAAAACAAAAAGGGAAAATCCAAAGTCAAATTCAATTCCTCAAGTAGATATAAGTAGCAATTTTCGAGCAAGGTTTAGTTTCTCTTCTTGAATTCTAGATGTTACCTTATTGCATCCTGGCACCAAATCCTGGAGTAATTTCATTCTCTGGCTTATCTTTTCTCTTCTAACCTGGTAACACAAGTAGAACATTCCTAAGTAAAGATACAAAGGGGGCGGGGGGGAGGAGGAAAAAGACCAAAGTTTATTTTGTCGTAATTAAGGcactaaactttaatattttgttccAATTTGGGTTGCTTCGTTAAACTCCGTTCAGTTTACATAATAAAAAGGGCTACGGCGCATACAATCAGCTGTCACATCATCCATCCGAGAGAGAATTTTAGTGAAGTTTGATAGAATCATGCCATGTGATAGAAACTTAAAAGTTCATGTGGTAATTTGAAACGAATTGAGATTCGATGACCAAATATGAAACTTCATAATAAGTTCAGCAACCAGCCGAATAAACATAGGAAAAATGCGGAATCTGAGACAAACATAAGGGAGATCAAAATTGTACCCTCTCCGCGAGGCTGTGGCTATCTGTTGCTTGGCCCCTTCTTGCTCTCACATGGATGTAATCTTTAGGCGGTTCCGCGGGCTTCGCATTATTCTTCTCCTTGCCCTGTTTCTGAGCCCCATTTTGCGCCTCTTTATGTTTAATCGAATCCTCTTCTTCTATCTTTTGATCACTCTCCCCCAGTCtacatctctttctctctaagcCCTTCTCCTCCAACACCTGCAAATCGGCGATTCGCACTCCTCAATTCCGCATAATAGAATGAATGGCTCTTGCAAACTagttaaaatgaaaaagaaacatGTGGAGGAAACTTTTTAATACATTGAGAGAGCTCTTGGGTGAGTTCACCAAAGGTGCCTCTTTTCCTCTGCTTTTTGCTGCGGCTGCTTTGCGCTTCTTGGGATTGCTCTCCGAGGGAGAATGGAAGCACTCGGCCGAGGGTGGATCGGATACCGACGACTCCTCCGCATCGATCGGCGCCTTGCCGATCTCCGGGAGCCCGAACCGGCTCGCAAATGCGCGGTAGTTCCGGGCATCGAAGCTCGAAAGCCTCGCCGCCCTCTCGGCGAAGCCCGGGTCGGGGAAAAGCTGATCCAAATGGGTCATcgtcagcggcggcggcggcgatggatTCAGGTTGGGAGAAATTGATCCAATGTAGGGGTGCTGCGACGAGATCTCGGCGCCGAATTGGCCGAGAAGATCATGATCACAGTTGAGGTTGAGGAAGAATTGGGGCAATTGGTCGCCGCAGTTCATCTCCGTGGATCAGAGAATTTCAGGTCCTAAAATTGGTAGAGGGTGTTCAaagatctcttcttttttcgaAAAAAGAGAGCTAAATACCCAGATGATGATTCAGTTTGAGGAGTGAGAATTTGAAGGGGAAAAGAGGAATTTTTGGGAGAAATGGGGGGAAAGATCTCTCCTTTAGTATTTTCTGACAAGAAATAGCTGCTGAAATTGGCTGGGGGTGTTGAAagatctctctttttttatgagatttgggCACAAATTGGGAGCAAAAGAGCTAAATTTAGCAAAGATGTCAAATACCCAGATGATGATCCACTGTTTAGAGTGAGAATTGAGGGGGAAAAGAGGAGCCTTTTTTAGGGGAAAAATTGGGGGAAAGAGAGGGAGTGGAAAGGGGGGGAAAAGAGAGGTTTTTAAAGAGGGGGTGAGGAAGTGGAGAACAGAGGGGAAAGGGGCTGtggagaggaaagagagagagagagaggaaaagtttgacctttttattattattattattatttattttttattattattattgtgtgTTGGGAATTAGTGAAGGTGATGATGCCAAAGCATAATTTAGGGAGGTCAAATTATAATTTGGAGCTGTGTCCCCCCCATGCAGCTGGAAAATACTCATGGTCATTAGCTCACCTTTTGCGCCATGAAAAATGGGAGAGATAGAGATAGGGTGACAGAGAAGGATTGGAAAAATACGTTCTATCCGACGCGCCTGAGTAAAGACGCACCGCACTGCCTTTCTGTActtaatttaaatcttaaagtaTTCTTTATGCTATTTCGATCGTAGAAATTTGCACGTCTTATTTATTCCAAGACGTCCGTCCTAGTCAGACACatctaataaaattaattttctgacATATTAAATCATCTTTGTATGTAATATTTCATATACCAATACTGTTGATAATTCAGAAATAACTATTAGATTTATCTATAATTACTAATACATGAGTTATACTGTACAAGTTAATGCGCGCGTACTATCCAATTTTTAAGAGTTAGGACACTTactaataagaagttgaggtaTCTTTTGATATACATGTACAAATGCTCaattgtttatttgtttaattttggaGTATGTGACTGTGAATGTGCTGGTCCCTAAGCAGATGCGGTTTGTCCTGAGTTGAAATCATCAATGATTGAAGTCGTAAGAGGACATCAGGGAAGTTATTTAATTAGTTTGGTTATCTATTTAAATACATCATCTTCCATGCGTTGGCAAAAGATGTTGAGAAAAAGCCATTGTTCTACTCTGGGCTCTCTCAGACTCTTCATTTTGTTCTGCTACCATAATTTCCTGGGGAGCTTTTTAATCTGTGAACGGATTTCAAGCTGCTTTGGAGCAttcttttattatctttttacaTCGGATAATCATTTAGTTTTCATTAATTTCTCAAATCAGATCTTAGAAAAGAGAatgtaataatattttaatctcTCTAATTCTGTGAGACCGTAGATTTGATTATTCACGGCCAATATTTACTTGTTAGGCTAAAATTAGTTTTAGGTGTATGTCCTCTTTAATATGCATTCTATGTTTAAGCTGAGTTTATTAAAACTATTTGTAGATtattattaggctaaattacagaagaTTTTTTTGTCAATATTCATTTTGTCAATTTTCTCCCTGTCATTaaaaaaacctacactttaccacttaaaaattaaaaaatattcacttcgctCCCACCGTCAATGTTCTGTTAAAGTTctatttatatcttattttttatacccaaaatactcTTGAAACTCTCATTCATACCCACATACATGCCCTCGACAGCCGCTTCGCCCTCTCCTATTGCTTCACCCTCGCCCACCCCTCTGTAGCCGAGAcactcgccctcgccctcctccgctgccGGGATAAGCAAGACTAGGTAGGAGGAGtcgagaagatgaagaagatgaagataatTTGCTCAACTTGTCACATTATATcctcctgtgaatattttttatttttctaataggcaaaatgtaggtttttgaatgatcgagagagaaagtgaaaaaataagtattgacagaaagattttatgtaatttagccttattattattattattattattattattattattacaaatcTATCTTTTAAGGAAATAGTTAAAGATTGTGATGATAGATGATGGGCAAATTATTTGCTGTTGCTTCTGTTATACTCCTTGATTTTGCTTCACAAGTAAAAAGCTGCATAAATTGTCCTTCAAAGTGTGAAGATGCTTTTGCTGCTCCCCTTTTGCCTTTTCCTTGGTGCAATATCTTCAAGCAAAGGGGGGAGATAAAGTAGATGACTAATAAAAGGAACTAAAGAAGGTAAAATTGTTGGGGGGATActctaattaaaagaaaaaaaaatcatattgtttatttctttctctttaacaTTGAGCAATGCTTGTGCAGTGAAATAGGGCCTTTATAAAGTTGTGGGGCTTCATCAATTCCAAGGTGAAGAAGAAAGGAGGATAAGTTAAACAAAAGCTATCAAAAGGCTATGGAGGCtaagattgtttttttttaagtaaaaaaaaaatttctgcttTTCTATTGCTGGTTAGTTTCCAAGTTTCTTATTTTAcaataacaagaaaaaaatatctttttccctttcttaaACAAGACCAGTAATAATATTAACAAGGAGAAAATATACTAGtgtatttcttaaaaaaaatatatagataattgaTGATgactctttaatttttaaaataatctatatatttttctatatttttaacatattataaaaatatcccTCCGCAATCTTTCAATCACTCATccattaaaattctttttttcatGACCGCCTAGAATCacaacagaagaaaaaaaaagaaaaaaaaaagagttatgctAGATCTGCAACTCACGGTGAACTGTAATCTTTCAACAATTCCAATCTAATGgttattttttcttcactttttttatttattaaaaaataaaaggaggaAGTAAATTCTCAACACTCTTGAATAAGGGATTCTAGTAGTAGTATATTTACAGAATGGACGCGTAGTATAGAaaggagattaaaaaaaataaaggggaGTTTTGCAAGgtgttgaaaattaaaaaaggatatttagattgttttaaaatttaaagaaatatataagctATTTgttttctgttaaaaaatatatactagtaTTTATCTCTatcaaaaatatgataaatgtGTGCTCTCAGGTCAAAATTTTGCGCGTTAGAAATTaacatttattaaaatattttaaacacaaATTAggttattattttttctaatctGTAGTTAAGTAGGTCAgtaaattaatcctaaaaaagtACTAACTTGAACACGCAACTCAACTTCGCCCATCGACCGACTCTGATACCATActatccaaaaataataataattatttgaaataacaaataaatagtAATCAATTTTAGCATTTAGTTACCAAACTAATGGTATCTGATTATTTTTGCaccaattaattattaattaattatcatcatatattttattGGCTTGTTCTTGGGATTGCTGCAGAGAGTCACATGCATGTTGGGGTTGTAAACAACTTTGATTCCCATTGGAAGTGGGCTTCCACCAATCCCCCCCTTTCCCCCTCCCCCTCATTACCAACCAACCTAGTCATAGATTAGTGCACATATTCCCACCTAAATTACATTATTTATGTaacataattacatatataataataataactatatatgCTTTCCTAATCATAACACTGTACTCCTCAATCATCTCTGCAGACATTGTTAAGCTTCACTGTatattaaaagagaaaataagagtgattatttatttatttatttatttatttatttatttaaaaagtaggTATGGTTCAATGAATTTTGTTTCCATTAGTAATTACTCTATTGTTAATTAAAACAAGCAAAGGTTGTGGATGcgtacttaatttttatttatcttctgCATGCAATCATTGGGGTCAGAAATCAGTGGGCAGATTAAATCTGATGAGTAAGTTCCAAGCAGCAGagatgggcttttttttttttttttgtaattaaccctctgaaaaaaaaaattattttaaaaatagtcacagtaaatttaaatttacaaaaatgatcCTGATCTTGCCACTCgggcgccacatcagcgccacgtggACGGGGTGGGGCATTACCGTATTTCATACTTATCTTTTTCATAATacgtatattttttcttttcctttcctttttccaGACAcggatgaatggttcaccgtgtttaacttaactatcTGGCCCGCAATGACGCTGACGtgacgcctgcgtggcaggatTAGAgcaatttttgtaaatttaaatttgctgggactatttttaaaataaatttttttcagagagctaattgcaaaaaaagccctttgaAATAAAAGCTTGGGAAGAGTTTGACTCGCGGGGTATCATGTTTGCGAATACCTTATTCATATTCGTCGTGTTTAGTATTTAGCACTGAGATGATAAATAAGATGAAAGGGTAATGCTGAGAAAGAACGGTGGTGGACATGTCACAGGTACAATTCGATCAGATCGAATAATTTTGCCCGAGATGTTGGTGTCAAATCCGAACTAGGAAAAGAATGTAATCCAAAAATCACTTTCCATCAGATAGATAGGAGTGAGCTCTCAACTCGGGCACGTAAACCGCATAGAGATTCACGCAGATGACAATCGGACGGCTCACGGGGACTCTCCTCAGTAGAAAGCTTCAAGTTTTGGTCGAGCTCAAGGGATATTCTTAGAAAGTTGACAAATTAgcattcaaaacaaaaaaaaattcaaaaaaagggGCGTTATGTCGGGTACTCGGAATAAAATTCAGTGCATGTGTTCTTGTTTCCTCAACAGTtcgaattataaatttatttataaattacaaTGCCATGAGATTTACGTTATATCATGAAACATTGTTCTGCGTCTGTGTACATAcaaataataagtaaaaatgaagtaaataaataaatatatatatatataggacaaattataaagtaaaattcacaccaaactcaaattttaataggACATACAAAAAGGTTCTTTCCAAAAAAGGGGCATAATAATATCAAGACATCTGaatataatacaaataaaattgtagTAAACTGGTTTAAAAATGAGCTTATattataggattttttttttgaaattaagtttaactttacattcatgattttattttattttttcgtgtAGCATCATGTAACTCGAACATATGTCTTTTGCAATTGATCTtcttgtttatatttatatataaaaaaaaaaatttctttaatatttttggAGCAACGACGTAAGGACAAAGAAAGGATTAATTTTTAGTGCCTCGTTAGAAGGgtaagaatataataataataataataatatgaaaagaTTAGCatcaatttaatatatatataataataataatgcggCGCTTCACGTAAATTTTCTAACAACCACActattttatcttttgtttcttcttattattattattttaatttctttggaTCCATTGAATGTAACCTCTACTCCAATACTAGGTGCTAACCCACTAAACTCCTACTCCGGTTTCATTATTATTCTACTATAGAGAATTCCACTcgtaaagtaaaagaaaataaatataaaatatgtgcAGAGAACCCTCGACTACAGGTTATTTCGAATAGatgtatttttataatattgagagtatatcatttttttataattgagcaaCTCTATTGGTAGATATCTAAGTCTACAATTCATGGCTAGTCTAGTATAAATAAACGATTGTGTGTAGAGTTATAGATatctttgagaaaaaaaaaagaaaaaaaatcatgaattgaaaagtaattattataaaaaaaaaaaaactaa
This DNA window, taken from Ananas comosus cultivar F153 linkage group 5, ASM154086v1, whole genome shotgun sequence, encodes the following:
- the LOC109710899 gene encoding transcription factor bHLH78-like encodes the protein MNCGDQLPQFFLNLNCDHDLLGQFGAEISSQHPYIGSISPNLNPSPPPPLTMTHLDQLFPDPGFAERAARLSSFDARNYRAFASRFGLPEIGKAPIDAEESSVSDPPSAECFHSPSESNPKKRKAAAAKSRGKEAPLVNSPKSSLNVLEEKGLERKRCRLGESDQKIEEEDSIKHKEAQNGAQKQGKEKNNAKPAEPPKDYIHVRARRGQATDSHSLAERVRREKISQRMKLLQDLVPGCNKVTGKAVMLDEIINYVQSLQRQVEFLSMKLATVNPQLDFTNLPNLLSKDMHQNTGPFLNPVFPLETSGAAFSYTDHPHQEGNILHSMNQLDPSLSQSMSPHQLLNGIGNASLQVGNMWEDDLQSVVQMDIAQNQDVVVSSQSFHAVGQLQSSHMKIEL